A section of the Paracoccaceae bacterium genome encodes:
- the secA gene encoding preprotein translocase subunit SecA → MLGIGTIAKKVFGTPNDRLIKSVRPIIDQINALEAEYEAFSDDQIKAKTEDLAKKAMGGADLDDLLVEAFANCREAARRALGLRAFDVQLMGGIFLHRGNIAEMKTGEGKTLVATFPAYLNALSGKGVHIVTVNDYLVRRDAEWMGKVFAALGLTTGAVYPQQPEAEKAQAYAADVTYATNNELGFDYLRDNMKSELKEMHQRFHNFAIVDEVDSILIDEARTPLIISGPAQDRSELYITIDKVIPELTEEHFSLDEKTRNVTFTDEGNEFLEEHLTASGILPEGQTLYDPESTTIVHHINQGLRAHKLFTKDKDYIVRDGEVVLIDEFTGRMMSGRRLSDGLHQAIEAKEDVSIQPENVTLASVTFQNYFRLYDKLAGMTGTAATEAEEFNEIYGLGVVEIPTNQDVARVDEHDAVYRTAVEKYAAIIEETKKAHEKGQPVLVGTTSIEKSEEISQILSKEGITHNVLNARQHEQEAQIIADAGKFGAVTIATNMAGRGTDIQLGGNVEMKVLEALTADPEADPEAVRTRIEAEHADEKAKVLAAGGLFVLASERHESRRIDNQLRGRSGRQGDPGKSSFFLSLEDDLMRIFGSERLDKVLSTLGMKEGEAIVHPWVNKSLEKAQAKVEGRNFDIRKQLLKFDDVMNEQRKVIFTQRRDIMEAEEIAEIAEDMRHQVIDDAVDEFIPAKTYADQWDGAGLHAAMVERVNIDTDVATWMDEDGVDDEEIRERLYKASDEMMAAKAAQFGPENMRSIEKQILLQTIDAKWREHLLTLEHLRSVVGFRGYAQRDPLNEYKNESFQLFESMLDSLRADVTQKLGQIRPLSAEEQAEMLRQMTAQQQGQQQAQVDEAAPEPRPEDAAPGFVEGDPTTWGNPARNDACPCGSGKKFKHCHGRLA, encoded by the coding sequence ATGCTGGGTATTGGAACGATTGCCAAAAAGGTATTTGGCACGCCGAATGACCGATTGATCAAATCGGTGCGCCCGATCATCGACCAGATCAACGCGCTAGAGGCCGAGTATGAGGCATTCAGCGACGATCAGATCAAGGCCAAGACCGAAGACCTGGCCAAGAAGGCCATGGGCGGGGCCGATCTGGACGATCTGCTGGTCGAAGCCTTCGCAAACTGCCGCGAAGCCGCGCGCCGCGCGCTGGGCCTGAGGGCCTTCGATGTGCAGCTGATGGGTGGCATCTTCCTGCATCGCGGTAACATCGCCGAGATGAAGACGGGTGAGGGCAAGACGCTGGTTGCGACCTTCCCGGCCTATCTGAACGCCCTGTCCGGCAAGGGCGTGCATATCGTTACGGTCAACGACTATCTGGTGCGTCGTGATGCGGAATGGATGGGCAAGGTGTTCGCGGCGCTGGGTCTGACCACCGGCGCCGTCTATCCGCAACAGCCCGAGGCCGAGAAGGCGCAGGCCTATGCCGCCGATGTCACTTACGCGACCAATAACGAACTTGGCTTCGATTATCTGCGCGACAACATGAAATCCGAACTGAAAGAGATGCACCAACGCTTCCACAATTTCGCGATTGTGGACGAAGTGGACAGCATCCTGATTGATGAGGCCCGCACGCCGCTGATCATCTCTGGCCCCGCGCAGGACCGCAGTGAGCTGTACATTACCATCGACAAGGTGATCCCCGAGCTGACGGAAGAACATTTCAGCCTGGACGAAAAAACCCGAAACGTGACTTTCACGGACGAGGGCAACGAGTTTCTGGAAGAACACCTGACAGCCTCGGGCATCCTGCCAGAAGGGCAGACGCTGTATGACCCGGAAAGCACGACCATCGTGCACCACATCAACCAGGGGCTTCGCGCGCATAAACTTTTTACCAAGGACAAGGATTACATCGTTCGCGATGGCGAAGTTGTTCTGATCGACGAATTCACCGGGCGGATGATGTCTGGCCGCCGCTTGTCGGATGGTCTGCACCAGGCGATCGAGGCCAAGGAAGATGTCTCGATTCAGCCCGAAAACGTGACATTGGCCAGCGTGACGTTCCAGAATTACTTCCGGCTTTACGACAAGCTGGCCGGGATGACCGGTACGGCGGCGACCGAGGCCGAAGAATTCAACGAAATTTACGGATTGGGTGTGGTGGAAATTCCGACCAACCAGGATGTCGCGCGGGTTGATGAACACGACGCAGTCTATCGCACGGCGGTCGAGAAATACGCCGCGATTATCGAGGAAACCAAGAAGGCCCACGAAAAGGGTCAGCCGGTGCTGGTCGGCACCACCTCGATCGAGAAATCTGAAGAGATCAGCCAGATCCTGTCCAAGGAAGGGATTACGCACAACGTCCTGAACGCGCGCCAGCACGAACAGGAAGCGCAGATCATTGCCGATGCGGGCAAGTTCGGCGCGGTGACTATCGCGACCAATATGGCCGGGCGCGGAACCGACATTCAGCTGGGTGGCAACGTCGAGATGAAGGTGCTGGAAGCGCTGACCGCCGACCCAGAGGCTGACCCGGAAGCTGTGCGCACCCGGATCGAGGCAGAGCATGCCGACGAAAAGGCCAAGGTTCTGGCGGCGGGCGGTCTGTTTGTGCTCGCCTCGGAACGCCACGAAAGCCGGCGGATCGACAACCAGTTGCGCGGCCGGTCTGGCCGTCAGGGTGACCCGGGCAAATCCTCGTTCTTCCTGAGCCTGGAAGACGATCTGATGCGGATTTTCGGATCAGAACGCCTCGACAAAGTGCTCAGCACGCTCGGCATGAAAGAGGGTGAGGCGATTGTGCACCCTTGGGTGAATAAAAGCCTTGAGAAGGCGCAGGCCAAGGTCGAAGGGCGCAACTTCGACATCCGCAAGCAGCTGCTGAAGTTCGACGATGTGATGAACGAACAGCGCAAAGTGATCTTCACCCAGCGCCGCGACATCATGGAAGCCGAAGAGATTGCCGAGATTGCCGAGGATATGCGCCACCAGGTGATCGACGATGCGGTCGATGAGTTCATTCCGGCGAAGACTTACGCCGACCAGTGGGACGGAGCGGGACTTCACGCCGCTATGGTCGAGCGGGTCAATATCGACACGGATGTGGCGACCTGGATGGATGAAGACGGTGTCGACGACGAAGAAATTCGCGAACGCCTTTACAAAGCCAGTGACGAGATGATGGCCGCCAAGGCGGCGCAGTTCGGGCCCGAGAATATGCGCTCGATCGAAAAGCAGATCCTGTTGCAGACGATTGATGCGAAGTGGCGCGAACATCTGCTGACGCTGGAACACCTGCGCTCGGTCGTCGGATTCCGTGGCTATGCCCAGCGCGACCCGCTGAACGAATACAAGAACGAAAGCTTTCAGCTGTTCGAATCCATGCTGGACAGCTTGCGCGCCGATGTAACCCAGAAGCTGGGTCAGATACGTCCGCTCAGCGCGGAAGAACAGGCCGAGATGCTGCGCCAGATGACTGCACAGCAACAGGGGCAGCAACAGGCGCAGGTCGACGAGGCCGCGCCGGAACCACGGCCCGAAGACGCCGCGCCGGGGTTTGTTGAAGGCGATCCGACCACCTGGGGCAACCCGGCCCGCAACGATGCCTGCCCCTGTGGTTCAGGGAAGAAATTCAAACATTGCCACGGGCGTCTGGCATAG